In Thermus antranikianii DSM 12462, one genomic interval encodes:
- the nrdR gene encoding transcriptional regulator NrdR, with protein MKCPYCGHPDTRVVDSRPSDEGAAIRRRRECPACGRRFTTYERTQLEPLMVVKRDGRREPFNPDKLLRGLLLACEKRPVDPEVLRRFAYTFEDQVTGPEITSEEIGLKAMAFLRDLDHVAYIRFASVYREFDSVERFIEEIRRLGGVDKKEGA; from the coding sequence ATGAAGTGTCCTTACTGCGGTCATCCCGATACCCGGGTGGTGGACTCCCGCCCCTCGGATGAGGGAGCGGCCATCCGCCGCCGCCGGGAATGCCCGGCCTGCGGTCGCCGTTTCACCACCTACGAGCGCACCCAGCTGGAGCCCTTGATGGTGGTGAAGCGGGATGGCCGAAGGGAACCCTTCAACCCCGATAAGCTTCTGAGGGGGCTCCTCTTGGCCTGCGAGAAACGCCCTGTGGATCCGGAGGTTCTCCGCCGCTTCGCCTATACCTTTGAGGACCAGGTGACGGGCCCGGAGATCACCTCTGAGGAGATCGGCCTTAAGGCCATGGCCTTCTTAAGGGATCTGGACCACGTGGCCTACATCCGCTTTGCCTCCGTATACCGAGAGTTTGATTCCGTGGAGCGCTTCATCGAGGAGATCCGCCGCCTGGGGGGTGTTGACAAGAAGGAGGGGGCTTGA
- a CDS encoding macro domain-containing protein — translation MARIRVEEGDITEFRGDAIVNAANNYLKLGAGVAGAILRKGGPSIQEECDRIGKIRVGEAAVTGAGNLGVRYVIHAAVLGDEPASLESVRKATRSALAKAVELGLRTVAFPLLGTGVGGLPVDQVAQVMLEEIKKAPDTLEVTLYGYRKEDAEAIRRAL, via the coding sequence ATGGCCCGCATCCGCGTGGAAGAAGGGGACATCACCGAGTTCCGGGGAGATGCCATCGTCAACGCCGCCAACAACTACCTGAAGCTGGGGGCCGGGGTGGCGGGAGCCATCCTCAGGAAAGGAGGCCCCTCCATCCAAGAGGAATGCGACCGGATCGGGAAGATCCGGGTGGGGGAAGCCGCGGTCACGGGGGCGGGGAACCTGGGGGTGCGCTACGTGATCCACGCCGCTGTCCTAGGGGATGAACCCGCCAGCTTGGAAAGCGTGCGCAAGGCCACCCGAAGCGCCCTGGCAAAGGCCGTGGAGCTAGGCCTAAGAACCGTGGCTTTTCCCCTTTTGGGCACCGGGGTGGGAGGGCTTCCCGTGGACCAGGTGGCCCAGGTGATGCTGGAGGAGATCAAGAAGGCCCCAGATACCCTCGAGGTCACCCTCTACGGCTACCGGAAGGAGGACGCCGAGGCCATCCGCCGGGCCCTTTAA
- a CDS encoding SDR family NAD(P)-dependent oxidoreductase, which produces MSRDILGLEGRIVMVTGAGRGFGRAIAHGYGRNGATVIAVDPDVEMATSVASEVEALGATAIPIRGDMSVVLDVTSTFEKVEELFGLLDGIVHVTTAESKTPFVELLEGEWYDLMSQDVKSSLYVLQQGLRHLAGGGFVTLVLPPAVRIEPHTLSVRRAVEGLIEGVTRTFPGVRVNGVVPSRDPVSEVYDQALVRAALGLGSMISEGVRGVVLEVELPEPPPSPEIYELLREVP; this is translated from the coding sequence ATGTCACGGGATATCTTGGGCCTCGAGGGGCGGATCGTCATGGTAACCGGGGCCGGCAGGGGCTTCGGCCGGGCCATTGCCCACGGCTATGGACGCAATGGGGCCACGGTCATTGCCGTAGACCCCGATGTGGAGATGGCCACCAGCGTGGCCTCGGAGGTGGAGGCTCTGGGGGCCACGGCCATCCCCATCCGGGGCGATATGAGCGTGGTTTTGGATGTGACCAGCACCTTTGAAAAGGTGGAGGAGCTTTTTGGGCTATTGGACGGCATCGTTCATGTGACCACCGCCGAGAGCAAGACCCCCTTCGTGGAGCTTCTGGAGGGGGAGTGGTACGACCTCATGAGCCAGGATGTGAAGTCCAGCCTATATGTGCTCCAGCAGGGCCTACGCCACCTGGCAGGGGGTGGGTTTGTCACCCTGGTGTTGCCACCAGCGGTGCGTATAGAGCCCCATACCCTTTCCGTGCGCCGGGCGGTGGAGGGGCTCATCGAAGGGGTTACCCGGACCTTCCCCGGGGTGCGGGTAAACGGGGTGGTACCCTCCCGGGACCCGGTTTCCGAGGTTTATGACCAGGCCTTGGTTCGAGCGGCCTTGGGCCTGGGTTCCATGATTTCCGAAGGGGTGCGCGGGGTGGTGCTGGAGGTGGAGCTTCCCGAGCCTCCCCCATCCCCCGAGATCTACGAGCTCCTTAGGGAAGTGCCATGA